GGCCGGCGGCCCGCTCGCGGTCAACGGCCTGCTGCCGGGCGAACCCGGGTCGGCCGCGCACGAGGTCGCGATGTCCGCGCTCGGCCAGGGGTACGAGGTCGGCTTCGCCGCCTGCGGCTGCGCCGCGCTGGTGGCCGCGATCCTCACCGTGCTGGCGTTGCGCGGCCGGCACCGGCCCGCGATCGAGCAGGAGTCCTTGGTCGACGACGGTGCCAGGCCTGTGGCCTGACGAATAGTCTGCGCGGGTGCAGGTCGTCACGCTGGCGGAGAAGTCGGGGCCGGCTGCGCGCTGGCGGTCTGGCGGGACCAGCTGCACGTGGCCTGGACCGGGCGGGACTACCGGCTCAACCTCGGCGCGTCGGCGGACGGGCGGACGCTGGCGCACCGGCGGCGGCTGGACGACAAGGCGTTCCGGCAGACGCGGGACTCCTCGGACTCGCTACGGACGGTGCCGCTGGCGCCCGCGCTGGCCGCGGTCGGGGACCGGCTGACGGTCGCGCTATGCGGCCACCGGGGGCGAGGTCGTGGTGGCCTGGGCCGGGTCGGACCGGGTGGTGAACCTGGTCCGGCTCACCGGCGCCGGACCGACCGCGCCGGTCCGGCGGCCCGAGGCCAAGACCGTCGTCCGGCCCGAGCTGGTCGTCTTCCGGGACGAGCTGGTGCTGGGCTGGACCGGCTCCGACGACCGCCTCAACCTCGCCCACCCGCTCGCCTGATCGTCAGGCGTACGTGACCGGCAGGCCGAGCCAGCCGGCGAGCCGGTCGATCTCGGCCCGGACGGCCGCCGTCGTGGCCGCGCTGAACGGGACGTCCTCGTGGATCGCGTCCACCCGCAGCACCCCGGCCTTGCGGTCGGCGGTGGCGTCCAGCTTGCCCACCAGCCGGTCCCGGTACAGCACCGGCAGCGCGAAGTAGCCCCAGCGCCGTAGGGGCTTGGGCACGTACATCTCGAGGTGGTAGTCGAAGCCGAAGAGCTCCAGCGCCCGCTTGCGGTCGTGCACCAGCCGGTCGAACGGCGACAGCAGCGCGGTCCGGCCCCGCAACGGCGAGCCGACCGCGGCCGGGTCGACCCGCCAGAGCCCGGCGGTGCCCTCGACCTCGGCCGGCTCGCCGGCCTCGCCCACCATCGTGGACCGGGCGACGCCCAGCGCCTGCAGCCGCCGTTCGTCCCGCTCCCGCAGGGCTTCCGCCAGCGGCAGCACGGGCTGGTCCAGCGGATAGACCCGCTCGGCCAGGTCCCAGAACCGCTGCCGGCCCTGCCGTCCGGAGATCGCGATCTCGCCCCGGGCGGCGAGGATCTCCAGCATCTTGGTGACGTTGCGGTTGTTGGTCCAGCCGGTCGACGGCCAGGGCACGGCGCAGCGGTCCGGCACCTCCCGGGACAGCAGCGGCCCGTCCGCGCGCAGCTGGTCCAGCACCCGCTGATGGAATGACGCGTTGGCCTGCAGCCAGTCCCGGTGCCGCTGGTCGCCGGCCCAGGCGGCCATGTCGGCCCGGTAGAGCCGGAGGTCGGCCATCGGGCGGATCATCGCCCGGTGCTCGAACAGCTGCCGGTCGTCCAGCGCCTGCTGCAGCTGCGCCGGCCGGTACGTCCGGCCGAGCCGGCCCCAGGCGACCAGGTCCGCGTTCGGCGCGATCGCGGCCGTCGGATCCAGCTGCAGCAGGGTCAGCCGGGTCACCACGGTCAGCAGGTCGGCCGGCCGGTCCGCGTCCAGCAGCTGGGCCCGGACGGCGATCCGGCGGGCCTCGGTCCGGTCCAGCCGGTGTTGCGACATGGCCGCAAACTAGCGGCGACCGGTGACAGATCCCGGCGGCGACGGCAGAGTTGCCCCGTGCGGACCGGATGGTGGGTGCTGGCCGGTGCGCTGCTCGTGGCCGGCTGCGGCAGCGGCGGCGGCACCGGCAGCGACACCCCGGCCCCGGTCGACGCCGCCCCGAAGACCATCACCGTGACCAGCTCCGTGTTCGCCGACAACCAGCCGATCCCGCGCGACTACACCTGCAAGGGCGGCGGCGCGGCCCCGGCGCTGTCCTGGACCGGCGTCCCGGCGGACGCCGCGTCGATCGCCCTGGTCGTCTTCGACCCGGACGCCGGCTCGGACGGGTTCACCCACTGGGTGCTCTACGACCTGCCGCCCAAGGACGGCTCGCTGGCCGGGGACCAGCCGCCGGCCGGGGCGACCGAGGGCGACAACAGCGCCGGCCGGCCGGGCTGGACGCCGCCCTGCCCGCCCAGCGGCACCCACCACTACCTCTTCACCGTGTACGCGCTGCCGGCCCACCCGAGTGGACAGTCCACAGCGGACGTCGTGGCCCGGATCAATGCCACCGCGATCGCCCGCGGCGTGCTGACCGGCCTGGTGTCGTCGAGCTGAGGGCTAGAGCGGGGTGCCGAAGTCCTGCGTCCAGTACACGCCGTACTGGGAGCCGGACACGGTGGCGTAGCCGACGCCGATCTGGTGCAGCGCGCAGTTGAGGATGTTGGCCTTGTGCCCGGGGCTGTTCATCCACGAGGTCATGACGTCCTGCGGGGTGCGCTGCCCGGCCGCGATGTTCTCCGCGGCGGTGGAGAACCGGTAGCCGGCCGCGGTCATCCGGTCGAACGGCGACTTCCCGTCCTGCGAGTTGTGGTCGAAGTAGTTGTGGTCGCCCATGTCCTGGCTGTGCGCCTGGGCGACCGCGGTCAGCGTGCCGTTCACGGTGAGCGCGCCACAGCCGACCTTGGCCCGCTCGGCGTTGGTCAGCGCGACGACCTGGGCCGTGACACCGCCCGAGCCCGGCGCCGTGGTCGGGGCCGACGGCGGGCTGCCCGGAGCCGAGGGCATCGAGGGCGCGGACGAGGACGGCATCGAGCGGGTCGGCCGGGGAGGGAGGGGCTTGCGCGGCGGCCGCGGCGCCGGCTGGAACCGGATCGCCGGCGGGACGACCGCCTGCCGCTTGTCCCGCGACGCGGTGGAAGGCCGGGGCGCCGCGGACCCCGTCGGGTCGGCGGTGGCGGCCGGGGCCACCGGCCGGGCCACGCTGGTCAGCGCCTGGTCCCCGCCCGAGCTGCCGCCGGCGGACGAACCGACCCAGGCCACTC
Above is a genomic segment from Mycobacteriales bacterium containing:
- a CDS encoding crosslink repair DNA glycosylase YcaQ family protein, encoding MSQHRLDRTEARRIAVRAQLLDADRPADLLTVVTRLTLLQLDPTAAIAPNADLVAWGRLGRTYRPAQLQQALDDRQLFEHRAMIRPMADLRLYRADMAAWAGDQRHRDWLQANASFHQRVLDQLRADGPLLSREVPDRCAVPWPSTGWTNNRNVTKMLEILAARGEIAISGRQGRQRFWDLAERVYPLDQPVLPLAEALRERDERRLQALGVARSTMVGEAGEPAEVEGTAGLWRVDPAAVGSPLRGRTALLSPFDRLVHDRKRALELFGFDYHLEMYVPKPLRRWGYFALPVLYRDRLVGKLDATADRKAGVLRVDAIHEDVPFSAATTAAVRAEIDRLAGWLGLPVTYA
- a CDS encoding YbhB/YbcL family Raf kinase inhibitor-like protein, which gives rise to MRTGWWVLAGALLVAGCGSGGGTGSDTPAPVDAAPKTITVTSSVFADNQPIPRDYTCKGGGAAPALSWTGVPADAASIALVVFDPDAGSDGFTHWVLYDLPPKDGSLAGDQPPAGATEGDNSAGRPGWTPPCPPSGTHHYLFTVYALPAHPSGQSTADVVARINATAIARGVLTGLVSSS
- a CDS encoding CAP domain-containing protein, which produces MRVSPSSRWVVLPTVLAAAVVATGVAWVGSSAGGSSGGDQALTSVARPVAPAATADPTGSAAPRPSTASRDKRQAVVPPAIRFQPAPRPPRKPLPPRPTRSMPSSSAPSMPSAPGSPPSAPTTAPGSGGVTAQVVALTNAERAKVGCGALTVNGTLTAVAQAHSQDMGDHNYFDHNSQDGKSPFDRMTAAGYRFSTAAENIAAGQRTPQDVMTSWMNSPGHKANILNCALHQIGVGYATVSGSQYGVYWTQDFGTPL